The proteins below come from a single Streptomyces spongiicola genomic window:
- a CDS encoding DHA2 family efflux MFS transporter permease subunit → MSTTEQTDDGSPCSPEASGTPEPAVHPPRPRESPDPHPGAARLPAPPAAGAGEQKVREAPETRETREMRETREMPEIRKARKARKVRVAGPDSPARDRAPEASGAPAEPAGPPAPGAWTSAAAISGNFLALLDTTIVNVSLHDTAARLGSISRVQWAVTTYLLALAALMPATGWLVTRFGVRRVFAWATTLFLLGSAACALSRSLPELTAARALSGAAAGVLVPASTILLTRGVPRGQLGRVQGLNGSVMLISPLLGPAIGGLLVQAGGWRAVYAVNVPLCAALVLVTLRRVPRDPPHSRQARPLDVVGLLSSATLTVCTVLALRAFSRLGWTASADLLVPLLLAVLSGAVFVVRELRADFPLLDVRLFGHRVYRTAAVNILCLGFVLYSPMMLIPLYFQSARGEPAVTTGLLMSAGGVGVVAASWLCRVLMKRTGGGATVVIGVALTMLATVPLTGLSSTTPYPLLCASLAVRGLGTGLTIVPAMTRAYQSIRAESIPDASAQLNLVQRIGGSAALAVVTVVLDRAAHRYHGLTPDAFASSFGWLLVIYGFTLVPALALFAADRREARHAAG, encoded by the coding sequence ATGTCGACGACCGAACAGACCGATGACGGCTCGCCCTGCTCGCCGGAAGCCTCCGGAACCCCCGAACCGGCCGTACACCCCCCGAGGCCCCGGGAGTCCCCCGACCCGCACCCCGGGGCGGCCCGGCTCCCCGCGCCCCCGGCGGCCGGAGCGGGGGAGCAGAAGGTGCGCGAGGCGCCGGAGACGCGTGAGACGCGTGAGATGCGTGAGACACGGGAGATGCCGGAGATACGGAAGGCCCGGAAGGCCCGGAAGGTGCGGGTGGCCGGTCCGGACTCCCCGGCCCGCGACCGCGCCCCGGAGGCTTCCGGCGCCCCCGCGGAGCCCGCCGGGCCGCCCGCCCCCGGAGCCTGGACGTCCGCCGCGGCGATCAGCGGCAACTTCCTCGCCCTGCTCGACACCACCATCGTGAACGTGTCCCTGCACGACACCGCCGCCCGACTCGGCAGCATCAGCCGGGTGCAGTGGGCGGTGACGACGTACCTCCTCGCCCTGGCCGCGCTCATGCCGGCCACGGGCTGGCTCGTCACCCGCTTCGGGGTCAGACGCGTCTTCGCCTGGGCGACCACCCTCTTCCTGCTCGGCTCGGCGGCCTGCGCGCTCAGCCGCAGCCTGCCGGAGCTCACAGCCGCCCGCGCCCTGTCGGGAGCGGCCGCCGGAGTGCTCGTCCCCGCGTCGACGATCCTGCTCACCCGCGGGGTCCCGCGCGGGCAACTGGGCCGGGTCCAGGGGCTGAACGGCAGCGTGATGCTGATCAGCCCCCTCCTGGGACCCGCGATCGGAGGACTGCTCGTGCAGGCGGGGGGCTGGCGCGCGGTCTACGCGGTGAACGTCCCCCTGTGCGCCGCCCTCGTCCTCGTCACCCTGCGCCGTGTGCCCCGGGATCCCCCGCACAGCCGGCAGGCCAGACCCCTGGACGTGGTGGGCCTGCTGTCCTCGGCGACCCTCACCGTCTGCACGGTCCTGGCCCTCCGCGCCTTCTCCCGACTCGGCTGGACCGCTTCCGCGGACCTGCTGGTCCCGCTGCTGCTCGCCGTGCTGAGCGGCGCGGTGTTCGTGGTCCGGGAACTGCGCGCCGACTTCCCCCTGCTCGACGTGCGCCTGTTCGGCCACCGCGTCTACCGGACCGCCGCGGTCAACATCCTCTGCCTCGGCTTCGTGCTGTACTCCCCGATGATGCTCATCCCGCTGTACTTCCAGTCGGCGCGCGGCGAGCCGGCCGTCACGACCGGTCTCCTGATGTCGGCGGGAGGCGTCGGAGTGGTCGCCGCGTCGTGGCTGTGCCGCGTCCTGATGAAGCGGACGGGTGGAGGCGCGACCGTCGTCATCGGCGTCGCACTCACCATGCTCGCCACCGTGCCGCTCACCGGCCTGTCCTCGACCACTCCCTATCCCCTGCTCTGCGCGAGCCTCGCGGTCCGGGGCCTGGGCACCGGCCTGACCATCGTCCCCGCGATGACCAGGGCCTACCAGTCGATCCGGGCCGAGTCCATCCCCGACGCCTCCGCACAGCTCAACCTCGTCCAGCGCATCGGCGGCTCCGCCGCCCTCGCCGTGGTGACGGTGGTGCTGGACCGGGCTGCGCACCGCTACCACGGACTGACCCCGGACGCCTTCGCCTCCTCCTTCGGCTGGCTGCTCGTCATCTACGGCTTCACCCTGGTCCCCGCGCTGGCGCTGTTCGCGGCCGACCGCCGGGAGGCCCGCCACGCCGCGGGGTGA
- a CDS encoding 4'-phosphopantetheinyl transferase family protein, protein MEHRPALAGRCGTRGAQDAERGSHGRTRPEPCVIDCLITRHPHLPSDRMGHRLNGSGRSLVIAAAGELYGLAVTASDLARDRHLRWSLPAHGLTASVTHCGTLGAVALSAGPHVGVDLQDERDRPAALRWLGSLLGLPGPARLRDFAECEALIKASHLTKDTFAGVRLPGWRPGWRPTNAPPYLVCSTTLGTDTHLALAGSRPAAVRWWWRPSPTAPAARSVDPTTLDQG, encoded by the coding sequence GTGGAACACCGGCCGGCGCTTGCGGGACGCTGCGGCACGAGAGGAGCACAGGACGCGGAGCGCGGCTCCCACGGCCGCACCCGACCCGAACCGTGCGTGATCGACTGCCTGATCACCCGCCACCCCCACCTGCCCAGCGACCGGATGGGCCACCGCCTCAACGGCTCCGGGCGCTCGCTGGTCATCGCCGCGGCCGGCGAGCTGTACGGCCTCGCCGTGACGGCGAGTGATCTCGCGCGCGACCGGCACCTGCGCTGGAGCCTGCCCGCCCACGGCCTGACCGCCTCGGTGACGCACTGCGGCACCCTCGGTGCCGTGGCCCTGTCGGCCGGCCCGCACGTGGGAGTGGACCTCCAGGACGAACGGGACCGGCCCGCCGCCCTGCGGTGGCTCGGCTCCCTCCTCGGCCTGCCGGGACCGGCCCGGCTGCGCGACTTCGCCGAGTGCGAGGCGCTCATCAAGGCCTCGCACCTCACCAAGGACACCTTCGCGGGGGTGCGGCTGCCCGGCTGGAGACCGGGATGGCGCCCCACCAACGCCCCTCCCTACCTGGTGTGCTCCACCACCCTCGGCACGGACACCCACCTCGCCCTCGCCGGCTCCCGGCCCGCGGCGGTGCGGTGGTGGTGGCGGCCGTCCCCCACCGCACCCGCCGCCCGCAGCGTCGATCCGACCACCCTGGACCAAGGATGA
- a CDS encoding beta-ketoacyl-[acyl-carrier-protein] synthase family protein produces MPAPAPAIALTGLGLVTGAGEDVDTCWASIAAGAPGIRPNTLFDTSELLTDWAGMVTAEQADGLDRCYGLAATAVREALRDSGLDLSSVDRERVAVVVGSSLGAMPTLEDVHAGLVFAGELDAQRAVTAQLPCVGDYIASEFDLRGPRVVLSNACAAGAVALGYAAELLWREDVDYVLCGGVDPLATLSAYGFSSLGALDPEPCSPMSASTGLTLGEGAAFMVLEPADRAERRGARVLAELGGYGLSCDGYHQTAPDPSGKGACAAMAQALETAGLGPDDVDYLNLHGTGTPANDSSEPKAVRKLFGATPPPVSSTKSILGHTLGAAGAVEAVVSALAIDRGVLPPTVNTRGLEPPSGLDIVPGTGREGRPGVVLSNSFAFGGNNASVVLNRPGRTGRGTRRTEPPHRVVVTGAAGLAGDAADTAALVAALSGRRPCYTRTEHVRGIGEVPVGRVDADAVSRAINPSRARRMDPLSLLATAAVADLYGRHGKPSRAEAEATGIVFATGYGPYTSVLRFHEGVLRHGIAGANPALFANTVVNAAAGHVAMLNRYRGYTATIANGGTSSLLALQLAARVIARGAADRIMVVAADEFPGKALATQAALPGYARTAHVVPGGRTGTVLTEGAAAILLESEEAAASRGADTLAAVRGFGASGEPAGLGGIGRDGEAWARALRTAMAEAGTAPDGIGTVVSAASGYSLVDIAQTRALKLAGLAGRPVAAPKALLGETYGSAAALGLVAALCGAAPPGRVLLSGFAYGGSYAAAVLDT; encoded by the coding sequence ATGCCCGCCCCCGCCCCCGCCATCGCCCTCACCGGCCTCGGGCTGGTCACCGGGGCAGGGGAGGACGTCGACACCTGCTGGGCCTCCATCGCGGCAGGCGCCCCCGGCATCCGCCCCAACACCCTGTTCGACACCTCGGAGCTGCTGACCGACTGGGCGGGCATGGTCACCGCGGAGCAGGCGGACGGCCTGGACCGCTGCTACGGCCTGGCCGCCACCGCCGTCCGCGAGGCCCTGCGGGACAGCGGGCTCGACCTGTCCTCGGTCGACCGGGAGCGGGTGGCGGTCGTGGTCGGCTCCAGCCTCGGTGCGATGCCCACCCTGGAGGACGTCCACGCCGGCCTCGTCTTCGCGGGCGAACTGGACGCACAGCGGGCGGTGACCGCGCAACTGCCCTGCGTCGGCGACTACATCGCCTCCGAGTTCGACCTGCGGGGCCCCCGCGTGGTGCTCTCCAACGCCTGCGCGGCCGGCGCCGTGGCACTGGGCTACGCGGCCGAACTCCTGTGGCGCGAGGACGTCGACTACGTGCTGTGCGGCGGAGTGGACCCCCTGGCCACGCTCTCCGCCTACGGGTTCAGCTCCCTGGGCGCCCTCGATCCGGAGCCCTGTTCGCCCATGTCGGCCTCGACGGGCCTGACCCTCGGGGAGGGAGCCGCGTTCATGGTCCTGGAGCCGGCGGACCGGGCCGAGCGGCGCGGCGCACGCGTCCTCGCCGAACTCGGGGGCTACGGCCTGTCCTGCGACGGATACCACCAGACCGCCCCGGACCCGAGCGGGAAAGGGGCCTGCGCCGCGATGGCCCAGGCCCTGGAGACGGCCGGACTCGGCCCGGACGACGTCGACTACCTCAACCTGCACGGCACCGGGACACCGGCCAACGACTCCTCGGAACCGAAAGCGGTCAGGAAGCTGTTCGGCGCCACTCCTCCGCCGGTCAGCTCCACGAAGTCGATACTCGGCCACACGCTCGGTGCGGCGGGCGCGGTGGAAGCGGTCGTCAGCGCCCTGGCGATCGACCGCGGCGTCCTGCCGCCGACCGTCAACACGCGCGGACTGGAGCCCCCCAGCGGGCTCGACATCGTTCCGGGCACCGGACGCGAGGGCAGGCCCGGCGTGGTGCTGTCGAACTCCTTCGCGTTCGGCGGCAACAACGCCTCCGTGGTCCTCAACCGCCCGGGGCGGACCGGGCGGGGCACCCGGCGCACCGAGCCGCCGCACCGGGTCGTGGTGACCGGCGCGGCCGGCCTCGCGGGCGACGCCGCCGACACCGCCGCCCTCGTCGCCGCACTCAGCGGCCGTCGCCCCTGCTACACCCGCACCGAACACGTCCGGGGCATCGGCGAGGTGCCGGTCGGCCGCGTCGACGCCGACGCGGTGTCCCGCGCCATCAACCCCAGCCGCGCCCGCCGCATGGACCCGCTGAGCCTGCTCGCCACCGCCGCGGTCGCCGACCTCTACGGCCGGCACGGAAAACCCTCGCGCGCCGAGGCCGAGGCGACCGGCATCGTGTTCGCCACCGGCTACGGGCCCTACACTTCGGTGCTCCGGTTCCACGAGGGCGTGCTGCGGCACGGCATCGCGGGCGCCAACCCCGCGCTGTTCGCCAACACCGTCGTCAACGCGGCGGCCGGGCACGTGGCGATGCTGAACCGCTACCGCGGCTACACCGCCACCATCGCCAACGGAGGCACCAGTTCCCTCCTCGCGCTGCAACTGGCGGCCCGGGTCATCGCCCGCGGGGCGGCCGACCGGATCATGGTCGTGGCCGCCGACGAGTTCCCCGGCAAGGCCCTCGCCACACAGGCCGCCCTCCCCGGCTACGCACGCACCGCGCACGTGGTCCCCGGGGGCCGCACCGGCACCGTGCTCACCGAGGGCGCCGCCGCGATCCTGCTCGAGAGCGAGGAGGCGGCCGCCTCCCGCGGCGCGGACACCCTCGCCGCGGTGCGGGGGTTCGGCGCCTCCGGCGAACCGGCGGGCCTCGGCGGGATCGGCCGCGACGGCGAGGCCTGGGCACGCGCGCTGCGCACCGCGATGGCCGAGGCGGGCACAGCCCCGGACGGGATCGGCACCGTCGTCTCGGCGGCCTCCGGCTACAGCCTCGTCGACATCGCCCAGACCCGGGCACTGAAGCTCGCCGGCCTCGCCGGCCGGCCCGTGGCGGCCCCCAAGGCGCTGCTGGGAGAGACCTACGGCAGCGCCGCCGCGCTGGGACTCGTGGCCGCGCTGTGCGGTGCGGCGCCGCCCGGCCGCGTCCTGCTGTCCGGCTTCGCCTACGGCGGCAGCTACGCGGCGGCCGTCCTCGACACGTAG
- a CDS encoding aminomethyltransferase family protein — protein MTTTTDAALRTMADDYATVRTSVGAYRIDAPLVRLTGDDRLSFLDGLLTKSADFVEPDTVREALALHDDGTPFAVLLHCETGEESWLLPRTPLTAGELRGHLDGPDVPPGVTAEIEPEGWGVTAFEGPAAWAVAAAFVDFDISGLPLHAVTEAAVPGAPAAVAHLARVGTTGEYGYLLVSDAPEAAHRAVLAAVREQGGHPVGREGLDRVRAEAGTALCATGFLGLTVDRADLSWMVDWDRPGEFRGSGGLTRPAADGPRLTALTAPPGSRFATGAEVTAAGRGVGTVLWQAPSANGDEELVLALLDAPFWVPGLDLAAEDERARRRPLSTVTLPRVVARSLTTRIS, from the coding sequence ATGACCACGACCACCGACGCCGCCCTGCGCACCATGGCCGACGACTACGCCACCGTGCGCACGTCCGTCGGCGCCTACCGGATCGACGCGCCGCTGGTGCGGCTCACCGGAGACGACAGGCTGTCCTTCCTGGACGGCCTCCTGACCAAGTCCGCGGACTTCGTGGAGCCGGACACCGTCCGGGAGGCACTCGCCCTCCACGACGACGGCACCCCGTTCGCGGTCCTGCTGCACTGCGAGACGGGCGAGGAGTCCTGGCTGCTTCCCCGCACGCCGCTCACGGCCGGGGAACTGCGCGGACATCTGGACGGGCCGGACGTGCCGCCGGGCGTCACCGCCGAGATCGAGCCCGAGGGCTGGGGCGTCACGGCGTTCGAGGGCCCGGCCGCCTGGGCCGTGGCCGCCGCCTTCGTCGACTTCGACATCTCCGGACTGCCCCTGCACGCCGTCACGGAGGCGGCCGTGCCGGGTGCCCCGGCGGCGGTCGCCCACCTGGCGCGCGTCGGCACCACCGGCGAGTACGGATACCTGCTCGTCTCCGACGCCCCCGAGGCGGCGCACCGGGCGGTCCTGGCCGCCGTGCGGGAGCAGGGCGGACATCCGGTCGGCCGCGAGGGGCTGGACCGCGTCCGGGCGGAGGCCGGAACGGCTCTCTGCGCCACCGGGTTCCTCGGCCTCACGGTGGACCGGGCCGATCTCTCCTGGATGGTCGACTGGGACCGGCCGGGTGAGTTCCGCGGGTCCGGCGGCCTCACGCGGCCCGCCGCGGACGGCCCCCGGCTGACCGCCCTCACCGCCCCGCCCGGCAGCCGGTTCGCCACCGGTGCCGAGGTGACGGCGGCCGGTAGGGGCGTCGGCACGGTCCTGTGGCAGGCCCCTTCCGCCAACGGCGACGAAGAACTCGTACTCGCCCTCCTGGACGCGCCCTTCTGGGTCCCCGGCCTCGACCTGGCCGCCGAAGACGAGCGGGCCCGCCGCCGCCCGCTGTCCACCGTGACCCTCCCGCGGGTCGTCGCCCGCTCGCTGACCACGAGGATCTCCTGA
- a CDS encoding GNAT family N-acetyltransferase — translation MSVTIRHYRVGDAQGIAELFNRHHDNPNPVAGGITPGEVVRELAERDTAAFLVAVDEGRVVGTFGLFNSTGRRSARAGELIADMFFVAPAYRNGVLTGRLFTEAVEWMMRSGCLVLRLTVNPANTVAFRLYRRVGCVCVGRTTPGEDGNVELHNYIPLVLRSVAGDLGDDARSALREVTSFATLVDSRDDDLRSDVRPAGGARTVHYRLLLGDFRLTASVDVDRGTVRQAAVGRPDGTTRPLRPAEPPYRVRAPRGAAPHRFAAGGAVCEVDGDDATVRVWHEGHHGPVFISTWPGCQANGPSGWREGEPRDLDVVRVGGGVRVTERCREGEVVGTITLDGGVLRQDFAFTAPPGRIFQTVGLRQAVFVHADGRRHPLGLDVGVRDASEVVAASEPVPVGRELAWLGSSTEIRMPVGEPVRLVHSALVERGLERGPDGVARLRTVIRPAAAPTAAPRAAAALRTPPGTGGPRRLELDAAAAGVTRWTEGATRVLRSPHPRSRAFGCNPRWSAGMWVTRERQRYHRSAGLGWGVRSPAGWEAEHPLALYCPHTRTGWEITAPGDTTEPVRVDVRTPPAGDEAGDEAEAVLWITPDTPRKTTVMLESAGTRWALASTGFRQVWAAAAAVRLSDGSWLDCRPSPGSGGEREIALRSTPSGLLVGCVSPAGRRSTTWHLSVHDEPTL, via the coding sequence ATGTCCGTCACGATCCGCCACTACCGGGTGGGCGACGCGCAGGGCATCGCGGAGCTCTTCAACCGCCACCACGACAACCCCAACCCCGTGGCGGGCGGGATCACCCCCGGCGAGGTGGTGCGCGAACTCGCCGAACGGGACACGGCGGCGTTCCTCGTCGCGGTGGACGAGGGGCGAGTGGTGGGCACCTTCGGGCTGTTCAACAGCACCGGACGGAGATCCGCCCGGGCCGGCGAGCTGATCGCCGACATGTTCTTCGTCGCCCCGGCCTACCGCAACGGAGTGCTCACCGGCCGGCTGTTCACCGAGGCGGTCGAGTGGATGATGCGGTCCGGCTGCCTCGTCCTGCGGCTGACCGTCAACCCCGCCAACACCGTGGCGTTCCGGCTCTACCGGCGCGTGGGCTGCGTCTGCGTGGGCCGGACCACGCCCGGTGAGGACGGCAACGTCGAACTGCACAACTACATACCGCTCGTGCTGCGCAGCGTCGCCGGGGACCTCGGCGACGACGCGAGGTCGGCGCTGCGCGAGGTCACCAGCTTCGCGACGCTCGTCGACTCCCGGGACGACGACCTGCGCTCCGACGTCCGCCCGGCCGGCGGCGCCCGTACCGTGCACTACCGCCTCCTCCTGGGCGACTTCCGGCTCACCGCGAGCGTGGACGTCGACCGCGGCACGGTCCGCCAGGCCGCGGTCGGTCGTCCCGACGGCACGACCCGCCCCCTGCGGCCGGCCGAGCCGCCGTACCGCGTCCGCGCCCCGCGGGGGGCGGCACCGCACCGGTTCGCGGCCGGCGGTGCGGTGTGCGAGGTGGACGGCGACGACGCGACCGTACGGGTATGGCACGAGGGCCACCACGGGCCGGTGTTCATCTCCACCTGGCCCGGCTGCCAGGCCAACGGCCCCTCCGGCTGGCGCGAGGGCGAACCGCGCGATCTGGACGTCGTCCGCGTCGGCGGCGGGGTCCGCGTCACGGAGCGGTGCCGGGAGGGCGAGGTCGTGGGCACGATCACCCTCGACGGGGGAGTCCTCCGGCAGGACTTCGCCTTCACCGCCCCGCCGGGCCGGATCTTCCAGACGGTGGGTCTGCGCCAGGCCGTCTTCGTCCACGCCGACGGGCGGCGCCACCCCCTGGGCCTGGACGTCGGCGTCCGCGACGCCTCCGAGGTGGTGGCCGCATCGGAGCCCGTCCCCGTAGGCCGCGAACTGGCCTGGCTCGGCTCCTCCACCGAGATCCGGATGCCGGTGGGCGAACCGGTGCGGCTGGTGCACAGCGCCCTGGTCGAGCGCGGCCTCGAGCGCGGCCCGGACGGGGTGGCCCGCCTGCGCACCGTGATCCGGCCGGCCGCCGCACCCACCGCGGCGCCGCGCGCCGCTGCCGCCCTCCGCACACCGCCCGGGACCGGGGGGCCGCGCAGGCTGGAACTCGACGCCGCGGCCGCCGGGGTGACCCGGTGGACGGAGGGCGCGACCAGGGTCCTGCGCAGTCCCCACCCCCGCTCCCGGGCGTTCGGCTGCAACCCCCGCTGGTCCGCGGGTATGTGGGTGACCAGGGAGAGGCAGCGGTACCACCGGTCCGCCGGACTGGGCTGGGGCGTGCGGTCCCCGGCCGGGTGGGAGGCGGAGCACCCGCTCGCCCTCTACTGCCCGCACACGCGCACCGGCTGGGAGATCACCGCCCCCGGCGACACCACCGAGCCCGTCCGGGTGGACGTGCGGACTCCACCGGCCGGGGACGAGGCCGGGGACGAGGCGGAGGCCGTCCTGTGGATCACCCCCGACACCCCGCGGAAGACCACCGTCATGCTCGAGTCGGCCGGAACCCGGTGGGCGCTGGCCTCCACGGGATTCCGGCAGGTGTGGGCCGCGGCCGCCGCGGTCCGCCTCTCCGACGGCAGCTGGCTGGACTGCCGGCCCTCACCCGGATCCGGCGGGGAGCGGGAGATCGCCCTCCGCTCCACTCCGTCCGGCCTCCTCGTCGGCTGCGTCTCCCCGGCGGGCCGGAGAAGCACCACCTGGCACCTGTCCGTACACGACGAACCCACCCTCTGA
- the fabZ gene encoding 3-hydroxyacyl-ACP dehydratase FabZ, producing MTAATAPPAGSGRRDAGTTGKRSYSCDDIKRMLPHRWPMLMIDRAYDVVPGVSGRGVKSVSVNEPYFAGHYPDHSVMPGVMIVESMAQLVAVVYVAEIIEAAGPDAGTAGTADAAQSVGYLGSISHMRFSRLVVPGDQLTLEATLGERLGALRRVSVSASVGRERVASGSLVVTSERRAARGVR from the coding sequence ATGACGGCCGCCACCGCACCACCCGCCGGTTCCGGCCGCCGGGACGCGGGGACCACCGGGAAGCGCAGCTACTCCTGCGACGACATCAAGCGGATGCTGCCGCACCGCTGGCCGATGCTGATGATCGACCGCGCCTACGACGTGGTACCCGGCGTGTCCGGCCGGGGGGTGAAGAGCGTCTCGGTGAACGAGCCCTACTTCGCCGGGCACTACCCCGACCACTCGGTCATGCCCGGAGTCATGATCGTCGAGTCGATGGCGCAACTGGTGGCGGTCGTCTACGTCGCCGAGATCATCGAGGCGGCGGGACCGGACGCCGGTACCGCCGGTACCGCCGACGCCGCGCAGAGCGTGGGCTACCTGGGCTCCATCAGCCATATGCGGTTCTCCCGGCTCGTCGTGCCGGGCGACCAGCTGACGCTGGAGGCCACGCTCGGCGAGCGCCTGGGCGCGCTGCGCCGGGTGTCCGTGAGCGCGAGCGTCGGCCGGGAGCGGGTCGCCTCCGGCTCCCTGGTGGTCACGTCGGAACGCAGAGCCGCCCGGGGCGTGCGGTGA
- a CDS encoding acyl carrier protein — MSVAAFEQIRARAQTRLEKNMHVKSMIIDRLGLDVEPAVVSDNQPLFGRGLEMDSLDTLEIVVMINSEYAVLISDDDFEAFGSVNALVDFVAAREARP; from the coding sequence GCAGATCCGCGCCCGGGCCCAGACCCGCCTGGAGAAGAACATGCATGTCAAGTCGATGATCATCGACCGCCTCGGTCTGGACGTGGAACCGGCCGTCGTCTCCGACAACCAGCCGCTGTTCGGCCGGGGCCTGGAGATGGACTCCCTGGACACCCTGGAGATCGTCGTCATGATCAACAGCGAGTACGCCGTGCTGATCAGCGACGACGACTTCGAGGCCTTCGGCTCCGTCAACGCGCTGGTCGACTTCGTCGCGGCCCGCGAGGCCCGGCCATGA